A single Arachidicoccus sp. BS20 DNA region contains:
- a CDS encoding TIM barrel protein, protein MHIDKQQIESFNESLLSKHQKQFDYTSSSVPNVEEIIQKLQAFQIGIPSWALGAGGTRFGRFHFGGAPRTLEEKIEDVGLLQALTKNNGAISLHIPWDIPQDYHAIKELAKENDLKFDAVNSNTFQDQPNQKLSYKFGSLQHVDKAVRKQAIEHNIEVIKHGVKLGSNALTVWLADGSCFPGQLNFRKAFENTLESLQEIYEALPSDWKVFVEYKAFEPNFYSMTVGDWGQSYLYASKLGDKAYTLVDLGHHLPNANIEQIVALLLNEKKLGGFHFNDSKYGDDDLTTGSIKPYQLFLIFKELVEGMDARGMNHTSDLAWMIDASHNVKDPLEDLLQSVEAIMLAYAQALLVDKNSLNDAQQNNDVTQAQNILQNAFRTDVRPLVAEARLRNGGALQPIALYRELKVREQLIKERGENAQTTGL, encoded by the coding sequence ATGCACATAGACAAACAACAAATCGAATCCTTTAACGAAAGTTTGTTATCCAAACACCAAAAGCAATTTGATTATACATCGTCTTCTGTTCCGAATGTTGAGGAAATTATTCAAAAGCTGCAAGCCTTTCAAATCGGTATTCCGAGTTGGGCTTTGGGCGCAGGCGGCACACGCTTCGGGCGTTTTCATTTCGGCGGCGCGCCGCGTACGTTGGAAGAAAAAATTGAAGACGTTGGCTTGTTGCAAGCATTAACCAAAAACAACGGCGCCATTTCTTTACACATTCCCTGGGATATTCCGCAGGATTACCATGCAATAAAAGAACTTGCAAAAGAAAATGATTTGAAGTTCGATGCGGTAAATTCCAATACGTTTCAAGACCAGCCAAACCAAAAACTAAGTTATAAGTTTGGTTCGTTACAACACGTGGATAAAGCCGTGCGCAAGCAAGCTATTGAACACAATATCGAAGTTATCAAACACGGCGTTAAACTCGGCTCAAACGCGCTCACAGTGTGGCTTGCAGACGGTTCTTGCTTTCCCGGACAACTGAATTTCCGCAAAGCATTTGAAAATACTTTGGAGAGTTTGCAGGAAATTTATGAAGCATTGCCAAGCGACTGGAAAGTCTTTGTCGAGTACAAAGCATTCGAGCCGAATTTTTATTCCATGACGGTGGGCGATTGGGGACAATCCTATTTGTATGCAAGCAAATTGGGCGACAAAGCATATACGTTGGTCGATTTGGGACATCATTTGCCCAATGCCAATATTGAACAAATTGTTGCTTTATTATTAAATGAAAAAAAACTCGGCGGCTTTCATTTCAACGATTCAAAATACGGCGATGACGATTTAACCACAGGCAGCATCAAGCCCTACCAACTCTTTTTAATTTTTAAAGAATTGGTCGAAGGCATGGATGCGCGCGGCATGAACCACACAAGCGATTTGGCTTGGATGATTGATGCTTCGCATAATGTGAAAGACCCGCTGGAAGATTTGCTGCAAAGCGTTGAAGCAATCATGTTGGCTTATGCGCAGGCGTTGTTGGTTGATAAAAATTCTTTGAACGATGCACAACAAAATAATGATGTAACGCAAGCACAGAATATTTTACAAAATGCTTTTCGCACCGATGTGCGCCCGTTGGTTGCCGAAGCAAGATTGAGAAACGGCGGGGCTTTGCAGCCGATTGCATTGTATCGTGAGTTGAAAGTAAGAGAGCAATTAATTAAAGAAAGAGGCGAAAACGCACAAACTACGGGGCTTTAA
- the rhaT gene encoding L-rhamnose/proton symporter RhaT, with amino-acid sequence MQVILGIIYHFLGGFASGSFYIPYKKVKGWAWESLWIAGGIFSWLFIPFLAAWLTIPHFMQIIAHTQHSILWLTFMFGALWGIGGLTYGLGVRYLGVSLGSTIILGLCSVFGSLVPSVYYNFFPSAGHDTFTDLLTHKWGEIILAGIIICIIGIIVCGKAGMMKEKDLPASAQKQDAASEYKIGIGLVVAIISGILSACFAFGIDAGKDMANEANALWKAAHPNQGEFLFQNNVTYIIILLGGLTTNLIWCMILNARNKTFGDYTNAKTPLLKNYIFCAIAGTTWFLQFFFYGMGESRLGNGASSWILHMAFIIIVANLWGLFLKEWKGVRKKTFATVLAGIIIIIISVLVVGYGNSLK; translated from the coding sequence ATGCAAGTCATTCTCGGCATCATTTATCATTTTCTCGGCGGCTTTGCTTCGGGTAGTTTTTATATTCCGTATAAAAAAGTAAAAGGCTGGGCATGGGAATCTCTTTGGATTGCCGGCGGCATTTTTTCATGGTTGTTCATTCCGTTTTTGGCAGCGTGGCTTACCATTCCGCATTTTATGCAAATTATTGCGCACACGCAGCACAGCATTTTGTGGCTTACTTTCATGTTTGGCGCGCTGTGGGGCATCGGCGGATTGACTTACGGATTGGGCGTACGCTATCTCGGCGTATCGCTTGGAAGTACCATTATACTTGGGCTTTGCTCGGTTTTCGGTTCGCTCGTTCCGTCGGTTTATTACAATTTTTTTCCTTCTGCCGGGCACGATACTTTTACCGATTTGCTCACGCATAAATGGGGCGAAATTATTCTTGCAGGAATTATTATTTGCATCATCGGCATCATTGTTTGCGGTAAAGCCGGCATGATGAAAGAAAAAGATTTGCCCGCATCGGCGCAAAAGCAAGACGCCGCAAGTGAATATAAAATCGGTATCGGGTTAGTCGTTGCCATTATCTCCGGCATTCTCAGCGCTTGCTTTGCTTTCGGCATTGATGCGGGCAAAGACATGGCGAACGAAGCCAATGCTTTGTGGAAAGCGGCGCATCCCAATCAAGGCGAATTTTTATTTCAGAATAATGTAACCTACATTATAATTTTATTGGGCGGATTGACAACAAATTTGATTTGGTGCATGATTTTAAACGCGCGCAACAAAACATTCGGCGATTATACCAATGCAAAAACGCCCTTGCTGAAAAATTATATTTTCTGCGCAATTGCAGGCACCACTTGGTTTTTACAGTTTTTCTTTTACGGCATGGGCGAAAGCAGATTAGGAAACGGCGCAAGCTCGTGGATTTTGCACATGGCGTTTATCATTATCGTCGCCAATTTGTGGGGATTATTTTTAAAAGAGTGGAAAGGCGTGCGAAAGAAAACTTTTGCAACAGTATTGGCGGGCATCATCATTATTATTATATCGGTTTTGGTTGTAGGATATGGTAATTCGTTGAAATAG
- the rhaM gene encoding L-rhamnose mutarotase, with amino-acid sequence MKRIAFKMQLYKGFEAEYKKRHDEIWAELKDLLKEHCVSDYSIFLDETTNDLFGILSLSNEAKFNDLPNHPVMKKWWAYMKGIMPTNEDNSPVSIPLKEIFYLP; translated from the coding sequence ATGAAAAGAATCGCTTTCAAAATGCAGTTGTACAAAGGGTTTGAAGCTGAATACAAAAAACGGCATGATGAAATTTGGGCTGAACTGAAAGACTTATTAAAGGAGCATTGTGTGAGCGATTATTCAATTTTTTTAGATGAAACCACAAACGATTTATTCGGAATATTATCACTAAGTAACGAGGCGAAATTTAATGATTTGCCCAATCATCCTGTGATGAAAAAATGGTGGGCATACATGAAAGGCATTATGCCGACAAATGAAGATAATTCGCCCGTAAGCATTCCGTTGAAAGAAATATTTTATTTACCTTAA
- a CDS encoding bifunctional aldolase/short-chain dehydrogenase translates to MSVQKTQFKHVSYLWDEAEAAKLAGDEVALLVYRSNLLGADLRLTNYGGGNTSCKVSAKDPLTGNEVEVMWVKGSGGDLGTMKRSGLAALYVDRLRSLKNVYRGIEHEDEMVALFNHCIYDLASKAPSIDTPLHGFLPFKHIDHLHPDAAIAIAAAKDGKHITQELFKGKIGWVEWQRPGFDLGLKMKQCLDENPGIRGIMLGSHGLFTWGDTAYESYLNTLEVIETCAEYLEQHIGKDKPVFGGQKIQSLPKEERLKQAAALAPMLRGFCSSKTKMLGHFMDDYRVLEFINSNDLDRLAPLGTSCPDHFLRTKISPLVLNLAPNEDLSDVKNLKEKLQPLFEAYRKMYTEYYETCKHPNSPAIRDANPVVILYPGVGMFTFSKNKQTARVAAEFYINAINVMKGAEAVSEYTSLPRQEAFDIEYWLLEEAKLQRMPKPKSLSGKIALVTGSAGGIGKAIAKKFAEEGACVILNDINEERLNSAVDEFKKQFGKDVVASTILNVTDYDNIEKAFAATALAFGGVDIVVNNAGISISKAIAEHTIEEWDRLYNILVKGQFLVSKAAVNILRKQDLGGDIINIVSKNSIVAGPNNSGYGSAKAAQAHLTRLLAAELGGDKIRVNTVNPDAVISDSNIWAGGWAEGRAKAYGISVEELPAFYAKRTILNEVILPEDIANACFAFVGGLLNKSTGNILNVDGGVASGFVR, encoded by the coding sequence ATGTCAGTACAAAAAACACAATTTAAGCACGTAAGTTATTTATGGGACGAAGCGGAAGCTGCGAAGCTCGCCGGCGATGAAGTAGCATTGCTGGTCTATCGTTCCAATTTGCTGGGCGCAGATTTAAGATTGACCAATTACGGCGGCGGCAACACCTCTTGCAAAGTGTCTGCAAAAGACCCGCTCACAGGAAATGAAGTTGAAGTAATGTGGGTAAAAGGCAGCGGCGGCGATTTGGGAACGATGAAAAGAAGTGGGCTTGCAGCGTTGTATGTTGATAGATTAAGAAGTCTGAAAAATGTATACCGCGGCATTGAACATGAAGACGAAATGGTTGCTTTATTCAACCATTGCATTTACGATTTGGCGAGCAAAGCGCCGAGCATCGATACGCCTTTGCATGGTTTTTTGCCTTTCAAACATATTGACCATTTGCATCCCGATGCGGCGATTGCCATCGCTGCTGCAAAAGATGGTAAACACATTACGCAGGAATTATTTAAAGGAAAAATAGGTTGGGTAGAATGGCAGCGCCCGGGTTTTGATTTAGGATTAAAAATGAAACAATGTCTGGATGAAAATCCCGGCATTCGCGGTATTATGTTGGGTTCGCATGGATTGTTTACCTGGGGCGACACGGCATATGAAAGTTATCTCAACACATTGGAAGTTATCGAAACCTGCGCGGAATATCTGGAACAACATATCGGTAAAGACAAACCTGTTTTCGGCGGACAAAAAATTCAATCATTACCCAAAGAAGAAAGGCTGAAACAAGCGGCAGCATTGGCTCCCATGCTGCGCGGCTTTTGTTCTTCCAAAACAAAAATGCTCGGTCATTTTATGGATGATTACAGAGTTTTGGAATTTATTAATTCAAATGATTTGGACAGATTAGCTCCGTTAGGAACAAGTTGCCCCGACCATTTTTTGCGTACAAAAATTTCTCCGTTGGTGTTGAATCTTGCGCCAAATGAAGATTTAAGCGATGTGAAAAATCTCAAAGAAAAATTGCAGCCTTTGTTTGAAGCGTACAGAAAAATGTACACGGAATATTATGAAACCTGCAAGCATCCGAACAGTCCTGCGATACGTGATGCAAATCCTGTGGTGATTTTATATCCCGGCGTGGGTATGTTTACTTTTTCAAAGAATAAACAAACGGCAAGAGTGGCGGCAGAATTTTATATCAACGCCATCAACGTAATGAAAGGCGCGGAAGCTGTGAGCGAATACACTTCCTTGCCAAGACAAGAAGCATTCGACATTGAATACTGGTTGCTGGAAGAAGCGAAGTTGCAACGTATGCCGAAACCAAAATCATTAAGCGGAAAAATTGCTTTGGTTACAGGCAGCGCCGGCGGCATAGGTAAAGCCATTGCCAAAAAGTTTGCGGAAGAAGGCGCTTGTGTTATTTTAAATGATATTAACGAAGAAAGATTGAACAGCGCTGTGGATGAATTTAAAAAACAATTCGGCAAAGACGTTGTGGCATCAACAATATTAAATGTTACAGATTATGATAATATTGAAAAAGCCTTTGCCGCAACGGCGCTTGCTTTCGGCGGCGTGGATATTGTTGTAAACAACGCGGGCATCAGCATTTCAAAAGCCATCGCGGAGCACACGATTGAAGAATGGGACAGGCTCTACAATATTTTGGTAAAAGGTCAGTTTCTTGTTTCCAAAGCGGCGGTTAATATTTTGCGTAAGCAAGATTTGGGCGGCGACATTATCAATATTGTTTCCAAAAATTCCATTGTTGCCGGTCCGAACAATTCCGGTTACGGCAGCGCAAAAGCCGCACAGGCGCATCTCACAAGACTGCTCGCGGCAGAACTCGGCGGCGATAAAATAAGAGTGAACACAGTGAACCCCGATGCAGTCATCAGCGACAGCAATATTTGGGCTGGCGGCTGGGCGGAAGGTCGCGCAAAAGCATACGGAATTTCGGTGGAAGAATTGCCTGCGTTTTATGCGAAGCGTACCATTTTGAATGAAGTGATTTTGCCGGAAGATATTGCAAACGCCTGCTTCGCTTTTGTCGGCGGATTGCTGAATAAATCTACCGGAAATATTTTGAATGTGGACGGTGGCGTGGCGAGTGGATTTGTGCGATAG